One part of the Asterias amurensis chromosome 11, ASM3211899v1 genome encodes these proteins:
- the LOC139944017 gene encoding protein chibby homolog 1-like has protein sequence MPLLGNKFNTKKTPPRRSLSLNNLNKLESSIREEEYGNDYGQPAMRIAGQIIKFDADDGVWISETGSSGGVSQKEFIKLRKQNESLAEENNLLKLKVELLIDMLSETTAEKQQLERDMGEYGTGGKKSIKKR, from the exons ATGCCACTCCTTGGTAACAAGTTCAACACCAAGAAGACCCCACCCAGACGGTCTCTGTCCTTGAATAACCTCAACAAACTAGAGAGTTCCATCCGAGAGGAGGAGTACGGCAACGACTATGGCCAGCCAGCCATGAGGATAGCTGGACAAATCATTAAGTTTGATGCCGACGATGGGGTTTGGATATCTG AGACTGGAAGCAGTGGTGGGGTGAGCCAGAAGGAGTTTATTAAACTACGCAAACAGAACGAATCCCTTGCTGAGGAGAACAACCTACTCAAACTCAAGGTGGAACTCCTCATTGATATG CTTTCTGAGACGACCGCGGAGAAGCAACAATTAGAACGAGACATGGGAGAGTACGGCACAGGAGGCAAGAAGTCTATTAAGAAGAGGTGA